A single window of Vicia villosa cultivar HV-30 ecotype Madison, WI unplaced genomic scaffold, Vvil1.0 ctg.000029F_1_1_3, whole genome shotgun sequence DNA harbors:
- the LOC131622386 gene encoding E3 ubiquitin-protein ligase SIS3 — translation MAIRGVDFKWYDGFFLSMLATSVVIVAINWKRYHSCTYPLHIWIVVDYTAVFVFRLLMFVDNGFAAGMGLDFGWQQRYARFCGRVAVLSILGLLLYPFLWAWTIVGTMWFSTAKSCLPEEGQKWGFLIWLLFSYCGLLCIACMSVGKWLTRRQAHLVRAQQGIPVSEYGILVDMIRVPDWAFEAAGQETRGMGQDAAAYHPGLYLTPAQREAVEALIQELPKFMLKAVPTDCSECPICLEEFRVGNEVRGLPCAHNFHVECIDEWLRLNVKCPRCRCSVFPNLDLSALSNLRPDSERSSASVVTTTRYVRGQPSSQSYLLRLQGLLRPVRAEIAGPVGDTDNALQNAENGVVPIVTQNAPNRVQVSSVECVPVNHSSAQS, via the exons ATGGCTATCAGAGGCGTTGATTTCAAGTG GTATGATGGATTTTTCTTGTCCATGCTCGCTACCAGCGT AGTGATTGTTGCAATTAATTGGAAGCGCTACCATTCTTGTACATACCCACTGCACATATGGATTGTG GTGGATTATACTGCCGTGTTTGTTTTCCGGCTCTTGATGTTTGTTGATAATGGCTTTGCTGCTGGAATGGGTTT AGATTTTGGTTGGCAGCAGAGATACGCCCGTTTCTGTGGAAGAGTAGCCGTCCTTTCAATCCTTGGATTGCTTCTTTATCCATTTCTCTGGGCTTGGACTATAGTTGGTACCATGTGGTTCAGCACTGCCAAGAGCTGT TTGCCTGAAGAGGGTCAGAAATGGGGATTTCTCATCTGGTTACTTTTTAGCTACTGTGGACTTCTTTGCATTGCTTGCATGTCAGTGGGAAAG TGGTTGACTCGACGCCAAGCACACCTAGTGCGTGCCCAACAGGGTATCCCAGTGTCTGAATATGGG ATTTTGGTCGATATGATCCGCGTGCCTGATTGGGCATTTGAAGCTGCGGGTCAAGAGACAAGGGGCATGGGCCAAGATGCTGCTGCATATCATCCAGGACTTTACCTAACACCAGCTCAG AGAGAAGCAGTTGAAGCATTAATTCAGGAGCTCCCAAAGTTCATGTTAAAGGCTGTTCCTACTGATTGCAGTGAATGCCCCATCTGCTTAGAAGAGTTCCGAGTTGGGAATGAG GTTCGTGGGTTGCCTTGTGCTCACAATTTTCATGTTGAATGCATTGACGAGTGGCTCAGGCTGAATGTGAAATGTCCTCGGTGCCGTTGTTCAGTGTTCCCAAATCTCGATCTTAGTGCCCTTTCCAATCTCCGTCCAGATTCTGAACGGTCTTCTGCCAGTGTTGTGACAACAACTAGATATGTGAGAGGCCAACCTTCCAGTCAAAGTTACCTGTTAAGGTTACAGGGACTTCTTCGCCCAGTGCGTGCTGAAATTGCAGGGCCAGTCGGGGACACAGATAATGCTTTGCAAAATGCTGAGAATGGTGTTGTACCTATTGTGACACAAAATGCACCAAACAGAGTCCAGGTCTCTTCTGTGGAATGCGTGCCCGTTAATCATTCCTCTGCACAAAGTTAG
- the LOC131622370 gene encoding uncharacterized protein LOC131622370, with product MLAPNYTCQTLPRSQPEPPYLPPKQTNNLLHRRHLLTATAFTISFNFNFSLKTPMPVSEPVAGASGLFLMPPPRLINRYYLVRSGESEFESKGVINTNPVAKTSVDNGLSDRGKKQSIRAAFDLKEMGACDNNCWIWPAITQRAYQTAEIIASVNSITRSYIVPEYSFLDARGLGAYEGKTLESVSEIYASDSVSTKIKPPPIDDGTPNESVADVFVRVTQLMSILETQYAGDTVVIVSPDSDNLSVLHAGLVGLDLRRHRDLSFAPGEVRYVDTNDIPTYKIPPSAVYKCSKLPNCN from the exons ATGTTAGCGCCAAATTACACGTGTCAAACCCTTCCTCGTTCTCAACCAGAACCACCGTATCTTCCTCCCAAACAAACCAACAACCTCCTCCACCGCCGCCACCTTCTCACCGCAACCGCATTCACCATCTCCTTCAATTTCAACTTCTCTCTAAAAACCCCAATGCCCGTTTCAGAACCGGTAGCCGGTGCCAGTGGCCTCTTCCTCATGCCGCCACCACGCCTCATCAACCGGTATTATCTAGTGAGGTCCGGGGAGTCAGAGTTCGAGAGCAAGGGAGTGATTAACACGAATCCTGTGGCGAAAACCTCCGTGGATAACGGTTTATCCGATAGAGGGAAGAAACAGTCTATTAGAGCagcttttgatttgaaagaaatggGTGCTTGTGATAATAACTGTTGGATTTGGCCTGCTATTACTCAAAGAGCTTATCAAACTGCTGAGATTATTGCTTCTGTTAATTCAATTACTAGAAG TTATATAGTTCCAGAATACAGCTTTCTTGATGCAAGGGGATTAGGTGCTTATGAAGGAAAAACATTAGAATCTGTTTCAGAA ATATATGCATCAGACAGTGTATCTACAAAAATCAAACCTCCTCCAATTGACGACGGAACTCCAAATGAGAGTGTTGCAGATGTTTTTGTTCGTGTGACCCAACTCATGTCAATCCTTGAAACTCAATATGCCGGGGACACAGTTGTTATAGTCTCCCCGGATTCAGATAACTTATCAGTCCTTCATGCTGGTTTGGTAGGACTAGACTTGAGAAG GCACAGAGATCTGTCTTTCGCACCTGGTGAAGTTCGCTATGTTGATACCAATGACATTCCTACTTACAAGATTCCTCCATCTGCTGTATATAAATGTTCCAAACTACCAAATTGTAATTAG
- the LOC131622387 gene encoding uncharacterized protein LOC131622387: MEVENDNGGVQNPPPPPPPLVESSNLMTANSLPTLHQSHRLNGKNYFSWAQFMRANLKGRGKLNHIEGDPLPATDPGFTLWDNEDSLIMSWMWNSMIPEISSQYMFLPTARDIWENLMQTYSKKQDLSARFDLKNKIFNTKQGTMTVSEYFATMKGYWIELDQYQTLKMETANDTIALNTCIETDRIFEFLAGLNSDYDPIRVQILGKDRLPPLAEVFSIVRGEESRRDVMLGNKPSEGTALVANIAGKQPASKTGRDDRYCDHCKRTGHTKDRCFKLHGKNHVLNRSGGFKGIRQSQAHAATMSPDTGNSKTVENDSLISTDDLNRLKSLLESLSKPSGSCSLVMTGSSNGSGDWGM; this comes from the exons ATGGAGGTAGAGAATGATAATGGTGGTGTCCAaaatcctccaccacccccaccaCCTCTTGTTGAATCATCAAACCTCATGACGGCAAACTCGCTACCAACTCTGCATCAAAGTCATCGACTCAATGGGAAGAATTATTTCAGTTGGGCCCAGTTCATGCGTGCAAATTTGAAAGGTCGGGGAAAATTGAACCACATTGAAGGTGACCCACTCCCTGCCACCGATCCCGGCTTCACTCTTTGGGACAATGAAGACTCACTCATCATGTCATGGATGTGGAATAGTATGATTCCAGAAATTAGTAGTCAGTATATGTTTCTTCCTACTGCACGAGATATTTGGGAGAATCTGATGCAAACATACTCTAAGAAACAGGACCTCTCTGCCCGCTTTGATCTAAAGAACAAGATCTTCAATACTAAACAAGGAACCATGACTGTCTCTGAGTATTTTGCCACTATGAAAGGTTATTGGATTGAGTTGGATCAATACCAAACTCTCAAGATGGAAACCGCCAACGACACGATTGCTTTGAATACTTGTATTGAAACCGATCGAATCTTTGAGTTCCTGGCTGGATTGAATTCTGATTATGACCCCATTAGAGTGCAAATTTTAGGCAAGGATCGTCTTCCTCCACTTGCTGAGGTTTTCTCCATTGTGCGGGGAGAAGAAAGTCGTCGTGACGTCATGCTTGGTAACAAACCTTCTGAAGGTACTGCCCTTGTTGCCAACATAGCAGGAAAGCAACCCGCCAGTAAGACCGGTAGAGATGATCGTTATTGCGACCATTGCAAAAGGACAGGTCATACAAAGGACCGGTGCTTCAAGTTACATGGGAAAAACCATGTTCTCAACCGCTCTGGAGGCTTCAAAGGTATACGTCAAAGCCAAGCCCATGCTGCCACAATGTCTCCCGACACAGGAAACTCCAAAACAGTGGAAAATGACTCTCTTATCAGTACGGATGATTTGAATCGGTTGAAGTCCCTACTCGAATCTCTCAGTAAGCCCTCTGGATCTTGTTCTCTAGTAATGACTG GATCTTCCAACGGATCGGGTGATTGGGGCATGTGA